ACCGGCGGATATGACGGGGTGTTGCTGGTGCGGCCCGTCGGTGCGGAGTACCTGGTGCTGCCCGGTGCGGAGGTGAGGCCGGGGGAGTCTGTTGGGGGCGCGGCGGCGCGGGGGCTGCTGGAGTCGACCGGGTTGTGCCGCGCGCCGACGTACTCCCTCGGAGCCGCCCGGGTCGGGGCGGAGCCCGGGAGCGTGCACTTCTGCTGTGACGGCGGTACGGCGACCTCGGCGGAAGTCTTCGCGGAATCCGTTCCGGAGGCGGTGTGGGAGAGGGTCGACCGGGTCGCGTGGGTGCCTCCGGGGGACTTCGACCACGAGTTGCGTCCCGAGACCGCCGTCGATGTCCGGGCCGCCCTCGCCGCCCGCGCGGCCGGTCACCGGCTGCCGCTGCCGTCCATCG
This is a stretch of genomic DNA from Kitasatospora fiedleri. It encodes these proteins:
- a CDS encoding NUDIX domain-containing protein; its protein translation is MVHSHDPIRRQWQAGTQVVSRDPLAANVGPAAVVATGPVPDGASERTREVDSAARGRIGPRVGCSVLVTGGYDGVLLVRPVGAEYLVLPGAEVRPGESVGGAAARGLLESTGLCRAPTYSLGAARVGAEPGSVHFCCDGGTATSAEVFAESVPEAVWERVDRVAWVPPGDFDHELRPETAVDVRAALAARAAGHRLPLPSIGGPVGVTSPVGVGDRRGRGSARRA